The Elgaria multicarinata webbii isolate HBS135686 ecotype San Diego chromosome 1, rElgMul1.1.pri, whole genome shotgun sequence genome includes the window AGGAAAGCCTTGGGCAACTTTCCACTGCAAAGCTGTGCTAATGCCCTCAATCCTGTGCTACAGCAGCTCTCTGTCATCAAATCTGCCATCTAGTTCCTTTTGTTATTTCAGAATGTggttccctaatatacacacacaccccactcccgtTTGGTGtctccaaccttccccaatctggtgacttccagatgagttgaactacaattcccagcatcccccagccagtatgctgggagttgttggaccaacacatctgggggagggggtgccaggttgggaaaggctgtcctagTCACACCGCAGTTCTGTCAATAACAATGTTTTCCCCAAACTATAGTATTCCTTGCAATTCCTGATTCAGTTCTGTGTTAAGAAAGGAGCTATTTTTAAAATCGATTTTATATGGCCATTTCATTATGCAGTTGACTTataaggcccattgaaataagtTTTGAAGTTAAGCAAAGGGCTCTATGACTCAGAAGATCTTTTCAGAGCTCATAAGTTGTAGTCATATTTGTCCTGAAGTGGTGGGAGGATGGATAATATAACCAATAGTTCTTGTTGAAAGGCATGTCTACAGAGCTGGGATGAATTACTTTATGGTTTCCGGTCCCTGGTGTTGTAACATGTGATGATGGCCATAGTCCCAATTGTTGACATGGACTGGAGAAGGATCACCCTGTCTACACATTCTGGATGGATGGAACTGGCTAAAGTCAGCCAGATCCAAAAGTAGCCTGAAGGGTCCACCTTGTGTGGAGAGTTTGGGATAAGATTTATGAGCagcaaatttcagagaaatgttgTCTAAAACAAGCTCCAAGTTCACCAAATCTTGTGGCAGCTGGAGAAACCCCTccaagagagagatgatgatgtcACCTAATAAAACCTTGGTTTTAATGTTATTAGTGACCTGAAGTGCCACATTGGGATGATGTGGGGgtaggacaggatataaataaaatacatacataataaatAGAGCAGCTACTCAAGGCAGGCTCTGTATAATGTGCATGCCCAACAGCAACTTGGAGTTACTTTTCTACTGCAAGTCCACATGGTACACAGAGAAAGTGCAAAGGGATGAACAGAGTAACCGTTTTCACTTCAGGTAACACAAACATTTAGACTGGATTCTCTTCCCACTTGGCTTAGGGATATTTTCAGGCAGGGTTAGGCATCCTGGTAtcccccacaatccctgaccattccacctggtgtcctccataatccctgatcatcagccatgctggctcaggttTATGGAAGATGTATttcaaaacatgtggaaggcGCCATTGCCGATGGGTACCTTCCTACAGTGTTATGGACAACAAGGGAAGCTGTGGCTTAGAAATACCCTGTACCAAACAACATGGCAAGGGACAATTCCACACCAATAACCCTCACGACTGTTCCCATTGTGGGGTGAGCATCTGGGGCTCAAGACTGGCTCCACCTCTCTGCAGCTTTTCAAGGCCTCTCATTTTGTTGTTTCTGCTTGGACCGTAACCTGAGGAGAAACCTCTGCCACTTACTGCCTAGGCCAGAGAGGGTGTTTTACTCTGCACTTTTGTTCTTTTAAAGCTGTTCACTGAATGGTAGTTTATGTGGTGATATGGTGGACCAGTGACTTGTTGTTGATGCATTTGTCATGCTGCACTGTGAACCGACTAGAGCATTAATGTATATGGGAAAGTGGTATGCCAGTAAAGTGACTAATGGATATGTTACCCCATCTGACTGTTGCATGACCCTTTATGTGGTGCAAATGGAAATAGGCTGGGTTGGGATTGGGGACGTCCAACTGATCTGTATGTTCAGAATGCATGGAACAGAACAGCTGTGCGTGGTTGCACTTACCATCTCAACAGGCGCAATTACATTGCTAGAATACCCCAGTCGTAACGGCCCTCTTCCTACTTTGTGCATCACTCGCCCTGTTTGTGATGTTCAAGCTGTGAATGCCATTGCCTCAGTAGCCAAAACCCCACTCACGCACAAGAAGGAGTTGTCGGTAGACTCCGGAGAACCTCGAGATTTGCAGAAGTGCAACAAACTTTGGCTGGGCGAAGCCAAAGAGGAGGGGAAGTCCCAAAAGCTGTCCATTGAGGACTGAGTGTGCGGAGTGGTGGCCACAGAATATTGActgttgggggtggagggaggaaacAGAAAGCCcggtgggagggggaatgatgTGGGTTATCATGGAGGTGGGCATGGATGACTGACTGGACTCGTGAACAGGAGCACCCCCACGCTGCAACATGTTGTTGCAAGTCTCGCTTGCATTTCATtgccaacatttttaaaacacaacatGCCCCCGCACAGTTTTGCAGTTACGTTTCCCACTGGAAATCCACAGGCCAGCAAGTACCCATAACTCTTGTTTAGAAAAGAGAGATGGGGTGACAAGAAGAATGCAAAAAGTATGTGACCAGGCAGGTAGAAGAAATAAAGCCCTTTTTAGCAGCTCCCACATAGCCGAGTCAGCCTGGGGCAGGAAGGATGTTTGTTGCACATAATTTCTTCTGGTGATATGCAGATTCTATGGCAGTCGGGTCAGTTCCAATAGTACTGGCACCCCTTCAGTGATGGTAGAATTATAGTCTAGCCCTTAAATAGGGTAGAATTGTGTGGATACACAcaaaactaccaccaccacatttcttTGCACCCCAAGCACTGCACCTCAGAGGACGGCTTCAGGTACGGAAGACCTGGAATTCCTTGCATGTAATCTTCttttgcagcagcaacaactcacCAGGGGTTTCTGTCATGGCTAGGGATTTATGAACCCCCTGAAGTCTGGTCTGGGGGGGATCCACCATGGGGAAATCTGGACTGCTTGGGGCCCCATGGATTTCCCCAGAGCCTTACCATGTCAGTTGGATTTTGTGGCGTGGCTCTCCTAAATGTCTAAATGTCTGCCATTAGCTTCTCATGGATGGAAAACAGCCATAAATTGCTTAGTTTGCGGCATTTCCAGAGGTAAAGAACTTCACTCTACATAAATTGCAGCCATTTTACACCACAATTTACGTAGAAGGAAGTGCTTTTTTGCCGGAAATGCTGTAAATTATGCAATTTACAGCTGAAATTTCCCCACGTTAGgtgaatggtggccaccattagcctATTGCTCTGTTTAGAATGGAGCGGGGCCTCCCCACAGGAAATCCAGCAGACCCAGAGGCGAGTGGAGCTGGTTCACTGCGGAATCTGTAGGCCAGATTCTTCTGAATATGGCTTTATTTGAGTCCATAgcaaatttctccaccatccctagtcAGGGCCAGTGTCAGCCATCCACATCTTCAATCCCCTGCCAAAGACCACTCCATAGCAGAGGTACTGCTGCCAACCTGTGAAGGCTGACACTGCTGCCTTTGCAGCTTCTGCCTCACTGCTTTCCCCTCTCTGAGGGTGTGAACAGACACAAAAGCAAGCCTTCTCCTGCAAAGTTTGCACAGAGGACCAGGGCGAGTGAATGGACAATTGTGACGCTGGCAAGGTGGACTATGCAGGTAACCTTGAGGGCGTGGGAGCCCTCCAaagcctggaaccagcactggaaTGTGGCATGTAGGAGGGGGCTGCTGCGGAGTGGTGACCTAGGAGTGATGGCATCTGAGCCCTAACctagtgatcatagaatcatagaacagtagagttgggaggggcctataagaccattgagtccaacctgaCATAGTGATGGGCACAGTGGTGtagctagataattttagaccctggacttaatgatgGTATTGGGGGCAGAATGAacatttctcttttccccccacccaaccgATATTCTaggctttacaactgcttctacattcctgatatgttagaacaaggGTAGGTAACAATGTGCCCCTGGACACCTCTCTGGGCATCCACTcccatttctattttaattaacgCATTTTCTTACCGACAGCTGGGATTGCGGTGAAATAGGGTTCTCTTGGTGCTGAGAACTTTGGGTTCAAAGAAGTTCGTTACTGTATTGAGGCTCAGACCCCACTCTGCCTTAttctcagtcttttgggcaagttacttgccatacttcctatggcagccattttgtggtggtgcccaggacattttttcaaattgccaaatgtgcccacagcccccaaAAGCCATGTTAGAACAACCAAAAATGGTGAAATTGACAATGTACAATTttccattttaaactcacttacatCTTAGTACCATCATGACCATTGGAATAAAATGGACTTCACTTCTGCTACCTTGAGGGCCTCATTATCTGCTGGTCTctttgtagtagggtgaccatatgaaaaggaggacagggctcctgtatctttaacagttgtattggaaagggaatttcagcaggtgtcatttgtatatatggagaacctggtgaaattccctcttcatcacagcagttaaagctgcaggtgccctgccttcttttaaatctggtcactctagtatagctcctgcatactaattttttgtgaaccgcccagagagctccggctattgggtggtatagaaatgtaataaataaataaatgacacttgctgaaatccccttttctatgcaactgttaaagatacaggagcattgtccgccttttcttatggtcaccctactttgtgGTCATTCTGTTTGTGTTTGTGAGCTGCAAGGCCCTGGTCTTTGGCTCCAAAGTTCAGTCCTTGCTGCACTTCTaggtgggcagatttcaggcttctGGGATCTACTTAGTTTTTTACTCAGTttccaagatccaccaaccagagcctggtacaaaagatatagggcttctccacatgaggCTTTTTATCTTGCAACAGAGATTagttactcacagaagtttgtgggtcctttccaTGATGTTGAcaccctccagggcctctctcGTGCTTTGTGACCATTTCAGCGGCTGCATTTGTAATGGGGATAGTGAGCTATTTAAACATTTGAATCTCAATGTGTAATGATGTATTTGCGTCATAactacagcaccatctagtggctttataatgaaacatatagaacttgcagataaagAAAATCCCtagagaaaaagggggaaagtttctttaaagggctgatcttaatcctgcaaaaaaACTGCAAGCAGAAGCCCCAGAAAGGTTgcgggataaaaaaaaaacctggtgtgGAGAAGCTCATACACTTAGGATTAAAGAATGCTGACGCCTGGAATTTGTTCTGAGTGCCAGAACGGAATACAGCTCACAGTTCATCCACAGAAAATGGCACTCCTGGTTACCCCTGCACTccagcagtataatttaaggcAGGAGAGGAAAGATTCAATTTGTGGCCATGATAGTTACATAACTGGGagacagaaatccttgccaatctactgcaaagtTCAGAGATCTACCACCGCTAGATCCAGAACTActtcctgccccgccccccctgTCCTAACCAGTAGACATTGCACGGTGATATCCCTGACAGAGGAGTGCCTGGTTCAGCTCCATATGAGTTCATGGCTTCTGACTAGCAGTGCCTGACCAGTAAAGACAGCTCTGGGGTGCACCTGACCAGTCAGCAGATTTGCACCTGCAGAAGTCCAACCTTAGCAACACTCTACCTCCACTGCTGTCTCatgtgacacctgctggaatgaGTGTGGAAACTCCGTCTCCTTAGGTCATAACTCAGTGGCCCTGTCTTCTGATGTGCTCAAACTTCTGATGAGACCCTGTTGATTTTGTGGTAACTAGGAAGAGGGATGCGGGGCAGGGGCGGGCAGGAGGGAAGCACATTGTCCACTGGTATATTTCATTTGCAATTTTAATTGGCTTATCAGAGACAAAGAGGTGATGACAGAGTTAGAAAATGGGctatttctcctctctccctttcccctacCCCTTGGCCCACTCCACTATGCTTTCTGCCTCCTGGGATGTTTTGAGTAATGGAGATCAGCCACTTCAAAACAAagagtttctttttctttgaaaccTCTCTTACATCAAAGAttatccgcccccccccccaacatcctcCCTCCCCTACCTCCCACCCTGTAGCTGAAGCAATGCTGAACTAGCATAAAGCCTTCTAGCTATGGTAGATTGGTATAcaaaggatttctttctttcgttcgttCGGGTTTTTTttatacaaaaaaacaaaaacagaaaagcaagattttcttcccctccctcccccccccattaaacATTATTCACAAAAAAGTTTACAAAATAGCCTTGAAATTAAGCTCTTGGGTTGAAATCCAATCCACTTTTGCTAATCGATGTTGCCAATTGATTCAAAGATGCATTCATCGTTTTGAGGATCATTACTGTGACCTTGTGATTCCCTCGCCTGATCAGATGGCCTTCCCATGAACTCCACCTTCCTTGAGGTGGTCCCCAGGAGGCAGATCATGCAGCCCACCAGACTGGGCTTCTTGCGTTTGGTGCAGGAGTCTCAATGGCAATGCGCAGCTATACATGATGGTTACCCCCAAAGGGGAAGGCCTTTTTGTATTTCCTAAGGAACAGCCATTTGCTGAGCAAAGAGTCAAGTTGGGAATAGGGCTGCCAGAGGATCCAGAGGGATTTTCTGAGCTTGGTGCTTTCAGCTCATGCGATCCACTCTGGACACCACCTGTCTCGGCATGACGTTCCTCTTCGTAACAATGGATTGTCTGTCTTGGCAGAAAGGATAATCAGTTTGGCCAAACTGGGGATTTGGGTGGATAAAAGGCGCACCAGGCCttgtcctcttcttcctccatgcTTATTGTTTTCACAGttgagcatttcccccctcacagATATTTggtaatttaaaagaaaaaaatctaccAGATCTTCTCGCCCACCCTCCacggggaaaacaacaacaacaaaaacccatcGACCTTCAAGAGTCCAGTGGTGTTGCTTGTACCTCCATGGCTAGGAGCGTCTCACTCTTTCTCCCTTGATCCCATTGTTGGATGAAAGTGGGATACACTACTCGTACTGAAGATGAGCCTGTTTTCCATGGCCTGCATGTCCCCGGGCTCCCAGCTTGTGGCTTGAAGGGACCCAAGCCATAGTTGCCTATAAGGCTAACAGACAGCAACAAAATACAGAGAGACAgcaccatcagggcaccctgcctGCTTTCCCAGTACTGGTATTGAGCCTCTTTAGTCCTGGCATTGACACAGGCCACCTTGCTCTGCAAGTCTACAAAGGCCACATGCAGGCAGGCCCAGTACTCTGTGCTGTGGTGCAGCCGTGTGATGTTGTACGTGTGAGTGCCGGTCGGGATACGGGCCACGCTCGTCATATCCAAGCTGGGATTGAAGCTGGACCATGTCAGGTTAGAAGAAACTGTATTGAGATGAGGTTTCCAGGCAACCAGGATGTGGTAGGCCTGGACTTCCTTCACAAGCAGTTCTAGCATGTCCTCGCTGAAGGGGAAAGAACGGTTGACCATCAGGCGGATGCTTTTGGTATCAGCACCTATGAGGTTTTGAGCCATACATGTGTAGAGCCCAGCCTCTTGTGTTGAAACCTTGCGGATCTCCATGGTCCCTTCAGGGTATACTTTATACTTCCCATcttctgagtagggcatcagCTTGAGGCCTGATGGCGTGACCCAGTAGATCTccggttctggttctgccagagCCCTGCAGTGGAGAGAGATATCTTCACCATCCACCACCTCCAATTGGGAAGGAAAGCTTTTGTCAGATATGAGGGGCAGGCACCTGTCAGTCATTTCCCTGAAGGGGACATCCCGGATGTGCTTCCTCTTTAGGTCTGGGGGCTCAGCGCATAATGTGGATTGAGGCTCGATAAAGCGTATGCGGTTCTCAGTGCTGTTGACCCAGCGGATGATGCAGTCGCAGCGGATGGGGTTGCTATGGATGCTGATCTCCTGCAGGTTAGGGAGGGACTCTAGTGTCTGCTTATGCAAGGCACTTAGGGCGTTATTGTTGAGCATGAGGGTCTCCATCTGGGGCAGGTGATGGAAAGCACTGGGATGGATGTAGGACAGTTTAGGGTTGTTGGTCACATCCAGTTTGGTCAGTTCAGGCAGGTTGATCAAGGCAAACTTGTCAATGGAAACCAGCTCCTCCATGTTGTTCAGTCCCAATTCCTTGAGGTGCAGCATATTTGTGAAGTCGCTCTGCTTGATCCTTTGAAGTGGGTTTTTGTTCAGATCCAAGAATTTAAGACCAGGGACTTGCTGCAGGGCTCGCTTGGGGACATTGACAAGCTTGTTGTCATAGAAAGACAGACTCTCTAGGCTTTTCAGGCCTACTAGGGCATAATCGGAAATCTCCTTCAGGTTCATGCCAGCCAGAACCAAACTCCTCAGATTTGACAGGGCCCTGAAGTTCATATCCAAAATGGCATCTACTTTGTTGCCTCCAATCATGAGGATCTCCAGACTGGGCAGGACGTGGAACCAGCGGCTGTCAACTGTCCTCAGGAAGTTGGAGTTGAGGTGGAGCCGAAGGAGGTTTCCAAGGCCTACGAAGGCTTGTGGTGAAATCCGGCGTATTTGATTGTGATTAAGGTAAAGCTCCTGGAGATTAGCCAGGCCCGAGAAGCTGTTATCAGGCAGTTCAGCCAGCTGGTTTTCTTCCAAGTGAAGGCTCAGCAACCGGGGCATGTTCTTCAGGCCGAAGTCCAAAACGTCAGAGAAGCTGTTCTGCGACAGATCTACCTCAGTCAGGTTTTTCAGATAGCCCAGTTCACTCTGCTCGACCTTGACAATATTGTTGCTTTGCAAAAGAAGGATCTGCGTCCCCTCTGGCAAGCTTTCAGGCACTGTGGAGATGAACAAATCATTACAGTCAACCGTGGCTGCTTCCCTGTACACAGACCTGGGCGTGTACCATGGCCTGATCTGGCAGACACACTGTGGTGGACACTTGACCTTCCAGGGCACAATGGGAATTGCAGTGGTGGTTGCCATACAGATGAGGAGCAAGTTCAGTTGGAAGTGTCTCATTTTCAACTGGCAAGTCCAACTTCCATGCAAAGTGAAAGCTTTTACAGGACACATTTGGAACTTAACATGGAGGGAAAAAACAGAAAGGGGTAAGTGTGGACAGCAAACAGCCACTGTCCTGCTACCCCTGGGTGCTTCTGTGGACGTTAATTGTTCCTGAGGGAAGGTGCTGTGCTAGGTGTAACAAGTTTCCTCAGCTGAAGAGGTCATAATGGGTCAAGTGGCATTTCTCTGTCTAATCCgagcttctccttttcctcctccacaaGTGATTCATTTTTTCTCTTGCTTGCATTCTCAAGGCTTCTTCTAAAGGCTTCACCTGAAAGACAGAAAACCAAGAATTTTGCATGAGAAATTAATTATGCAAGTAGTGAGAGGCAGAAGTCAATGCTTAGAACAGCAGTATGGAGATTCTGGATAGAGTTAGCATACATATGGAAGGGGCAATGGGTCAGAATTCAGGACTGAGGGAGGGGTTCTGTCATGGGTTCAAAGGTTGTGAAAACTGGGCAAACTAGGTGGACCAAAGATGCCTCCAACCCTTTGGAAACATTTGAGTTTTGACTGCAAACTTTCTAAGTATCTGGAAGTTGCACATGAGAGACTAAGAGAACCATATTTTACAATCCTTGCATCCCAGTGAAGAAAAATTGAATATATTTGGGACTAGGATACCCCAGAGGTTTGTGGGTGAATTACATGACATCATGAACAGTCAGGACATCTCGTGCACTATTTCCCCTTATTCCACTGTCAGAAAACACAGATATAATcagctaaaaaaaaattcacaaaaTTGCCCCGTGTAAAgttggtgttgtgctataattctgccactagatgacactgttttattgagtTGAATGCAAGACATGGAGATAGGAAGTATTTAATCCAAACCATGTGGCTGTCCATGTAATTGAGCCAATTGCAattccagaaagaaaacagaagcagaaatcAGCGCAGGGTGGGAGTTTAATGTAGAGAAACTCATAgactcttagggtgcaattctatcaATTGTGCCCTTGTCCCCAAACTTGAAGTCTTTCAAGATTCCTATGACCTGCTGGGCTAAAGCCAGCAGAGCGGGAGAAGCAGGGGAGGCGATCTTCACTTCCCCATCGTCCATATTTGGAGTTTTTTGATGAACGGGCTTTTCAGTCCATCTAGTGAGGGTGGTCTGGAGAAGGAGGATGCTGGACAAGGTTGAGGATATGTCATATCCTTAGCTATCTGGTCTCCTACCCTCACCATCCACCAGAacactccctttcctcctcctacaAAGTGTCTTTTCTTGgagggcagccagcatggttttttCTGCACTTGCTGTGAGGAGTCGGGGTCAGATTTCCAACTCTCCTTTCTAAGGTTGGGAGAGttctgtctccaacctcagaaaaGTTTTCacaagcaatcctatggtcccttggacactctcccagggaccataggattgctttctccaGGAAGTCATGGTCCATTAACAATTTCTCGGAAAACACCATTTAGGCAACCATGAATGTAGAAACTTTTCTACACTAACATCCTACACAAAGATGCATACAACCCATCTGGAATACAATCCTTGAGGAGGCTGCAGCACACCTGGCAGCTGATATTCATTCATTTGTCTTAGCCATCAATTGATTCAGCTTTGGAGACAGCTTGTATCATCAACTAAGTGGTACTACAGAGCTATTGTGAAACGTTTCCACTCCATTTGCAGTGAGTGAATAGGAAGAGGGCCATTCACTAATTTTCAAAGGCGGAGATGAAAATATTCAAAGTGGTCCTTGGTTTAGGGAAGGTAGTGTGTTTGTGGCAGATCTACCATTTTGGGGCAGGATCCGCCATTTCCCTGCAAGCTGGCAATCTCACTAGAGGATGCCGGCAATCTTGCGAGAAGACGCAATCTCACGAGCAGAAGCAGGCAATCGCGGCAAAGCTGGAGATCACACTGAGGAGCGGCCGATCGTGCGTGGCGAGGACACGTCTGCCTTCTGCTCCTGGCCCCTGGtaagtccagccctcccaggcactgcatgctggggaCTGTAGGCTGTACcagggcctagggctgtgcagggaaaTGGCGGATCCTGTCTTAAAATAGCAGATCTGCTACTAAATGGCCTCCGAGCCTCAGGTTCAAATATCAGAAGTTTgaaccttgcacagccctactgtgtgTGAAGCAATGAAGCTAAGTTAGCCATCCAGGAAGAGCAAGAACTTTTCCGCTGGGCAGCCACTGTCTGTTCCCGGTCCTTGTGCCAGAATTCCCAAACCTGATGTCCCCCCAGTTGTTTTCAACTGCAGtctccatcagcctcagctaacAAAGCCAATagagagggatcatgggagttggtcATGCTGGCGGGGGATGACAAGAGCGAGTGTGGTGTTACCctacaattgattatattgtatatgtctagattagtatgtctaaTTAGTAAAGAATGTTAGAATTGAGTGAGTGTAGTTTATGATGTAACTGAGAGGGGGAACAGTGTATGTACACTCTTATAAGGGTGTGTTCAAAGTTGTAGAAGaagtgtttttaagttttgttttcttgtggtttttatttgtaaagtaaaaagagtttagattctagagACTTAAGATTAGTGTAAAGAGAGAGAAGTAGttagtgtgtggagagtttagattaggcaaaattgaaagtattatatattttttatttaaagtccTTAAATAAtgataaacttattattatttggttAGCTCCAAACACGTGTCAGCttagcattatttacctgccttacagttattgaACCCCCAGCCCATATTATACTCACAGTATATTTAGCGCAGATCTTGTATTAaatctgtttccctcatagctaaggGAAAGATTTTAATTAAccttccctcaggttttcaagtggtgatgcttggcctgagaagagtTTATGCGACGAGCCTAGTGTAAGAGTTTGTTACATCGCAGCGAGACATGCCCTTATCTGCCAATAATGCCCTTTCAACATTTATATAGGTCAAAATGGCTTATCTATGGAAGAAGATAAATGGACACAAACCGGACTTTAAAAATGTAACTCTCAGAAAGCAGCAGGGGAGCGTTTCAATCTCCCGAGACATTTTGTAGCAGACTTTAAGGTTAATGtacttgaacaaaaaagtttcaaAGGAATTCTCCAGTATGAAACTGCCAAAATGGAAGTCACTAGCAAAATTGACTGTGTAGTATTTGGTCTCAGCAGAACCTGGGAATTTCTAGGTCACTACATCAAATAAAGGTTCATCTTTAGTTGTGGGGTTTGGAgataccaccatcaccaccaccaccgattCATTACGCTAAGCCTATTGGATGTGCCTCACACCCAATGCTGATTGGCTTTTGACTGGATTCTGGATGCATTTGTGCTCTGCATGCTACGGCAAGGTACCATTTACCTCTTGCATTGCTATATCTGGTGgcctttgtaaaaataaaataaatacaaacattatttcttctctctctactCAGAAGGCTGTATCCAGATTAGCCATTTCTTGAACAGAAGGCCTCCTTTCAGTCATGGAAGGCAGTGGGATCCAGTGTAAGTACCCTGCTGGAGGATGGGAGCAGGGAAGTGACCTTTATCAATTTCCCCAACCTCTTGCAGCactcagagcttctctaaatgagtaatttattgcatgctcatgattggccactcatggaagtttgtgagtccattacatgatgttgtcaatgtCCAGAACatcatattcatatatatatatatatatatatatatatatatatatatatcagaggtAATGTGATTAtatctgggaaacagcaggatctcccagtgtgtaaacttGGCGTTGTGCTATAATTATGCCACTAGATGCtgctgtctcattaaagtgaatgaAAGTGAGTAGATTacacagagagaggaagtatttaATTTAAACTATgtggctgcctgtgtaatggcACTGATTGTAATTCAtaaaagaaagtggaagcagaaagccctggtaaggcagcaggattattattattttttaaaaaaaatgtagagaagctctcaatgTCATCTCTCATACTACTCCAgagccctcccccccacccccagctctctaGTCCccagggggctgcaggaggaagaaAGAATCAGAAAGATCACCTCCCACCCTTTTAGGTGACCTCGCCATATGTCTAACGAAGTCAGTTCTGGCCCATGAAAACTTATGTAACAAAATATTTGTCAATTGTTATGGCTGCACAAGTTTCTAGTTTTACATGTGGAGAGAAAGCAGGGAGAAGACTATAATGGAATCCTTCACTAAAGCCAGCAAAAAAGCAATACCTCACAATATCACACAATACATGAACAATGTAACCCTACACATCtgtactcaggagtaaatcctgAGAAGCAAGTCTTGGAACAGAAATGATCAGGGTCAGAAACCCATCTGTGATAATATCAGATGTCTgtgttctgtattattattatattattatatttatttgtat containing:
- the LRRN2 gene encoding leucine-rich repeat neuronal protein 2 yields the protein MCPVKAFTLHGSWTCQLKMRHFQLNLLLICMATTTAIPIVPWKVKCPPQCVCQIRPWYTPRSVYREAATVDCNDLFISTVPESLPEGTQILLLQSNNIVKVEQSELGYLKNLTEVDLSQNSFSDVLDFGLKNMPRLLSLHLEENQLAELPDNSFSGLANLQELYLNHNQIRRISPQAFVGLGNLLRLHLNSNFLRTVDSRWFHVLPSLEILMIGGNKVDAILDMNFRALSNLRSLVLAGMNLKEISDYALVGLKSLESLSFYDNKLVNVPKRALQQVPGLKFLDLNKNPLQRIKQSDFTNMLHLKELGLNNMEELVSIDKFALINLPELTKLDVTNNPKLSYIHPSAFHHLPQMETLMLNNNALSALHKQTLESLPNLQEISIHSNPIRCDCIIRWVNSTENRIRFIEPQSTLCAEPPDLKRKHIRDVPFREMTDRCLPLISDKSFPSQLEVVDGEDISLHCRALAEPEPEIYWVTPSGLKLMPYSEDGKYKVYPEGTMEIRKVSTQEAGLYTCMAQNLIGADTKSIRLMVNRSFPFSEDMLELLVKEVQAYHILVAWKPHLNTVSSNLTWSSFNPSLDMTSVARIPTGTHTYNITRLHHSTEYWACLHVAFVDLQSKVACVNARTKEAQYQYWESRQGALMVLSLCILLLSVSLIGNYGLGPFKPQAGSPGTCRPWKTGSSSVRVVYPTFIQQWDQGRKSETLLAMEVQATPLDS